The proteins below come from a single Salinilacihabitans rarus genomic window:
- a CDS encoding CPBP family intramembrane glutamic endopeptidase, with amino-acid sequence MTERSDASRSAAGRGSETGVGTALENRRGFDVWGYLLFSHGWTWLWWSVPIAAGWHVFRFPGIVFLLVGGLGVTIGGVVMAWRVGGRAGLADLKRRLVDVRLIPGRWAAVMLALWPALALAGAGVAVVVDGASRPLSAAPLLELLGEPVALLGTLLAIFLLGPFHEEIGWRGYWLDRLQRRWSALTASLILGVAWAAWHAPLFLMVGYYSSWDFAPDPAWFAFNVLVGAVLYTWLFNNTNRSVLAAILFHFLGNATGQLLELSPAADRYQTAVTTVLVLVVLLWWGPANLRRGEERPLPPY; translated from the coding sequence ATGACGGAACGGAGCGACGCCTCGCGGTCGGCGGCCGGACGCGGGAGCGAGACGGGCGTGGGAACTGCGCTCGAGAACCGCCGGGGATTCGACGTCTGGGGGTACCTCCTGTTCTCCCACGGCTGGACGTGGCTCTGGTGGAGCGTCCCGATCGCCGCCGGCTGGCACGTCTTCCGGTTTCCGGGAATCGTCTTCCTGCTGGTCGGCGGTCTCGGCGTCACGATCGGCGGCGTGGTCATGGCCTGGCGGGTCGGCGGCCGGGCCGGTCTCGCGGACCTGAAACGGCGACTCGTCGACGTGCGGTTGATCCCGGGCCGCTGGGCCGCGGTGATGCTGGCGCTCTGGCCGGCGCTCGCGCTGGCCGGCGCCGGCGTCGCGGTCGTCGTCGACGGCGCGAGCCGGCCGCTGAGCGCGGCGCCCCTGCTGGAACTGCTCGGCGAGCCGGTCGCGCTCCTCGGGACGCTGCTTGCGATCTTCCTGCTCGGCCCGTTCCACGAGGAGATCGGCTGGCGGGGCTACTGGCTCGATCGGCTCCAGCGACGGTGGAGCGCGCTGACCGCGAGCCTGATCCTCGGCGTCGCGTGGGCGGCCTGGCACGCGCCGCTGTTCCTGATGGTCGGCTACTACAGCAGCTGGGACTTCGCGCCGGACCCGGCGTGGTTCGCCTTCAACGTCCTCGTCGGCGCGGTCCTCTACACGTGGCTGTTCAACAACACGAACCGGAGCGTCCTCGCGGCGATCCTGTTTCACTTCCTCGGCAACGCCACCGGCCAGCTCCTCGAACTCTCGCCGGCGGCGGACCGCTACCAGACGGCGGTCACGACCGTGCTCGTCCTCGTCGTCCTGCTCTGGTGGGGGCCGGCGAACCTCCGTCGGGGGGAGGAGCGCCCGCTGCCGCCGTACTGA